From the genome of Pantoea alfalfae, one region includes:
- a CDS encoding glycoside hydrolase family 99-like domain-containing protein, with the protein MKIYRFAKKMLSSGDRDLLKYRIKLVSRLYKEEGVKAVYSRLQSAYKNNNPGIYAHNPASTDTFNETSINDRSSLIEAWLKTDFKKASLKVNEQSHYVPKALDSLEGVDLPVKVIAYYLPQFHPFKENNEWWGEGFTEWTNVTKARPQYLGHQQPRLPGELGFYDLRLPQVMRQQIDLAKQYGVNGFCFHHYWFGGKRLMETPVQNFLKDKSLDIDFCLCWANENWTRRWDGLENDVLISQKHSPEDDIAFLDDIMPALKDERYIRVDGKPLLILYRASSLPDAKETGKRWREHAIKNGLPGLYLVVVNAFDVSSPQPYDFDAIVEFPPHQIGAKDITDSITPLNKNFTGRVYDYEELALRAGKIDNDNFTCFKAVMPSWDNEARKPTQGFSFYNAKPELYAKWLDSAIKTTMNRRPEERLVFVNAWNEWAEGAHLEPDRHNGYAYLHATANILRNSLLKYDCDNQLISDMNQEFKPRFKSAVILHAYYEDLACELVEKYIAQYQDKLDLIITMRSDVKLSTLEKIKASFKNVFFVMVDNRGRDIRPFIKALKVADGFGYKYICKVHTKKSPHRVDGQQWRESLFADLLGAREHVAKIINYFELHEDVGIIAPRNSITDLSIPEINLGNRYWLEKLFARMDSPELFKTFKTSFPAGSMFWFRKDALDPLASNLLDEEEFELEAGQLDGTLAHSVERVTGAVANSQGFKVVDITSL; encoded by the coding sequence TTGAAAATCTATCGTTTTGCAAAAAAGATGTTATCTTCCGGAGATCGCGATCTTTTGAAATATCGTATTAAACTGGTCTCCAGGCTTTATAAAGAAGAGGGAGTTAAAGCTGTCTATAGCAGATTACAGTCAGCCTATAAGAATAATAACCCTGGCATTTATGCTCATAATCCTGCTTCAACAGATACCTTTAATGAAACATCTATCAATGATAGGTCTTCGCTGATTGAGGCTTGGCTAAAAACTGATTTTAAAAAAGCTTCACTGAAAGTTAACGAACAAAGTCATTATGTACCTAAGGCGCTCGATAGTCTTGAAGGCGTTGATTTACCGGTAAAAGTCATCGCCTACTATCTCCCGCAATTTCATCCATTTAAAGAGAATAATGAGTGGTGGGGTGAAGGTTTCACTGAATGGACAAACGTGACTAAAGCAAGGCCGCAATATCTTGGGCATCAACAGCCACGCTTACCCGGCGAACTCGGTTTTTATGATTTACGTTTACCTCAGGTCATGCGCCAGCAAATTGATCTAGCAAAACAGTATGGGGTCAATGGTTTTTGCTTCCACCATTACTGGTTTGGTGGCAAACGTCTGATGGAAACGCCTGTACAAAATTTCCTTAAAGATAAATCGCTCGATATTGATTTTTGTTTATGCTGGGCTAATGAGAACTGGACGCGTCGCTGGGACGGTCTGGAAAATGATGTTTTGATTTCTCAAAAGCATTCTCCAGAAGATGATATTGCCTTTTTAGATGACATCATGCCTGCACTTAAGGATGAGCGCTATATCAGAGTAGATGGTAAGCCACTGCTTATTCTTTATCGTGCAAGTTCACTTCCAGATGCTAAAGAGACGGGTAAACGCTGGCGTGAGCATGCCATTAAAAATGGATTACCAGGTCTTTACCTTGTTGTCGTTAATGCATTCGATGTTTCAAGTCCGCAGCCTTATGACTTTGACGCTATTGTTGAGTTCCCACCGCATCAGATTGGTGCTAAAGATATTACTGACAGTATTACGCCGTTAAATAAAAACTTTACAGGGCGGGTTTATGATTATGAAGAGCTGGCGTTGAGAGCAGGTAAAATTGATAACGACAATTTTACCTGTTTCAAAGCAGTCATGCCATCATGGGATAATGAAGCCCGAAAACCTACTCAGGGTTTCTCTTTCTATAATGCAAAACCTGAGCTCTATGCTAAATGGCTTGATAGCGCAATTAAAACGACAATGAATCGCAGACCTGAAGAGCGTCTTGTCTTTGTCAATGCCTGGAACGAATGGGCTGAAGGTGCGCATCTTGAGCCGGACCGTCACAATGGCTATGCCTATTTACATGCTACAGCTAATATTCTTCGTAATTCACTTTTGAAATATGATTGTGATAACCAGCTTATTTCAGATATGAATCAAGAATTTAAACCCAGATTTAAGTCTGCAGTTATTTTACATGCCTATTATGAAGACCTGGCTTGCGAATTAGTCGAAAAATATATCGCTCAATATCAGGATAAGCTTGACCTAATCATTACTATGCGCAGCGATGTTAAACTGAGCACGCTTGAGAAAATAAAAGCTTCCTTTAAAAATGTTTTCTTTGTGATGGTAGATAATAGGGGGAGAGATATTCGGCCTTTCATTAAGGCGCTCAAAGTTGCTGATGGCTTTGGTTATAAATATATCTGTAAGGTTCATACTAAAAAGTCACCGCATCGTGTTGATGGTCAACAATGGCGTGAAAGCCTTTTCGCGGATCTTCTTGGAGCACGCGAACATGTTGCAAAAATCATCAACTATTTTGAGCTACATGAAGATGTCGGAATAATTGCACCGAGAAATTCAATCACGGATCTTTCAATTCCTGAAATAAATCTGGGTAACAGATACTGGCTTGAAAAACTCTTTGCACGGATGGATTCTCCCGAATTGTTCAAGACATTCAAAACCAGTTTCCCGGCTGGTTCCATGTTCTGGTTTAGAAAAGATGCCCTCGATCCATTGGCCAGCAACTTGCTAGACGAAGAAGAGTTCGAACTTGAGGCGGGTCAACTGGACGGCACTCTTGCTCACAGTGTCGAAAGGGTCACTGGAGCAGTAGCTAATTCACAAGGTTTTAAAGTAGTCGATATCACATCACTTTAA
- the gndA gene encoding NADP-dependent phosphogluconate dehydrogenase, with product MSKQQIGVVGMAVMGRNLALNIESRGYTVSIFNRSREKTDEVIAENQGKKLAPFYTVEEFVESLEKPRRILLMVQAGEATDKTIASLTPHLDKGDILIDGGNTFYKDTIRRNKELSDQGFNFIGTGVSGGEEGALKGPSIMPGGQKEAYELVAPILDKIAARAEDGEACVAYIGPDGAGHYVKMVHNGIEYGDMQLIAEAYALLKGALGLNNEELAETFTDWNNGELSSYLIDITKDIFTKKDEDGKYLVDVILDEAANKGTGKWTSQSSLDLGEPLSLITESVFARYLSSLKTQRVAASKVLSGPQAKAFTGDKAEFIEKVRRALYLGKIVSYAQGFSQLRAASEENNWDLHYGEIAKIFRAGCIIRAQFLQKITDAYEADAGIANLLLAPYFKDIADQYQQALRDVVSYAIQNGIPTPTFSAAIAYYDSYRSEVLPANLIQAQRDYFGAHTYKRIDKDGVFHTEWLD from the coding sequence ATGTCCAAGCAACAGATCGGCGTTGTAGGTATGGCAGTGATGGGCCGCAATCTGGCTCTTAACATTGAGAGCCGCGGTTACACTGTTTCAATCTTCAACCGTTCACGCGAAAAGACTGATGAAGTCATCGCCGAGAACCAGGGCAAGAAGCTTGCTCCTTTTTACACCGTTGAAGAGTTTGTTGAATCGCTGGAAAAACCTCGTCGTATCCTGCTGATGGTTCAGGCGGGTGAAGCGACTGACAAGACTATCGCCTCACTGACTCCACACCTGGATAAAGGCGACATCCTGATTGATGGCGGTAACACCTTCTACAAAGACACCATCCGTCGTAACAAAGAACTGTCTGACCAGGGCTTCAACTTCATCGGTACCGGCGTTTCCGGCGGTGAAGAGGGCGCACTGAAAGGTCCATCCATCATGCCTGGTGGCCAGAAAGAAGCCTACGAGCTGGTTGCGCCGATTCTGGATAAGATCGCGGCGCGTGCGGAAGATGGCGAAGCCTGTGTGGCCTATATCGGTCCGGACGGCGCGGGCCACTACGTGAAGATGGTTCACAACGGCATCGAATATGGCGACATGCAGCTGATCGCAGAAGCCTATGCGCTGCTGAAAGGCGCACTGGGCCTGAACAACGAAGAGCTGGCTGAGACCTTCACCGACTGGAACAACGGCGAGCTGAGCAGCTACCTGATTGACATCACCAAAGATATCTTCACCAAGAAAGACGAAGACGGTAAATACCTGGTTGATGTGATTCTGGATGAAGCAGCAAACAAAGGCACCGGTAAATGGACCAGCCAGAGTTCACTGGATCTCGGTGAGCCTCTGTCACTGATCACCGAGTCTGTCTTTGCCCGTTATCTCTCCTCGCTGAAAACGCAGCGTGTTGCGGCCTCTAAAGTACTGAGCGGTCCACAGGCAAAAGCCTTCACTGGCGACAAAGCGGAGTTCATCGAGAAAGTTCGTCGCGCGCTGTACCTCGGTAAAATCGTCTCTTATGCGCAGGGCTTCTCACAGCTGCGTGCCGCGTCAGAAGAGAACAACTGGGATCTGCACTACGGGGAAATCGCGAAGATCTTCCGCGCTGGCTGCATCATCCGTGCCCAGTTCCTGCAGAAGATCACTGATGCTTATGAAGCCGATGCAGGCATCGCTAACCTGTTGCTGGCTCCGTACTTCAAAGATATCGCGGATCAGTATCAGCAGGCGCTGCGTGATGTCGTTTCTTATGCGATTCAGAACGGTATCCCGACGCCAACCTTCTCTGCGGCGATCGCTTACTATGACAGCTATCGTTCAGAAGTGCTGCCTGCTAACCTGATTCAGGCGCAGCGTGACTACTTTGGTGCGCATACCTACAAGCGCATTGATAAAGACGGTGTGTTCCACACCGAGTGGTTAGACTAA